The DNA window CGGCCGGCGGGCCCGGGGCGGCCCGTGCCGCCGACGGCAGCGGCGTCCCGGGCCGGGTCGGCCACCCGGTGCCGGGGGGCCCGGCCGGGCGCGGAGAGCAGCAGCAGGGCCTTGGCCACGGCGCTGGTCAGGTCGTGGTCGACGCCCTGGATCAGCCCCCGCGCGCCGGCGCCGATCGTGGCGGCGGCCGCCTCGGACTCCTCGGCGCCCAGCAGCAGCACCGCGGCCTGCGGCGAGCGGGCCAGCACCCGGCGGACGAAGCCCGGGCTGTCCGGCCGGGTGAGCGCGGTGTCGGCGAGTACGACGTCCGCCGGGCGCTCCGCCAACCGCAGCATCACCTCGGGATCGGAGACGGCGGTTCGGACGGCGGCGGACAGTCCGAGACGGGCTGCCGCGGAGGTCAGTTGCTGCGCGGCAAGCGGTGTCCGAACGCACACGAGAACGGTACGCACTGTGATCTCCTCTCCGGACCTGAGCAGACCACGACGAGGTCGGGTCGGGTGGGGGTTCCCGGCAATCCTCCGAACTTTTCCGACAGATGGGGCATATGCCGCGTACCGCCCGCAGTTTCCGATCACAGTAGTGTGAGTTCGCGGCGATCCGGGTACGGGAGATCCCGAGCCGGACACGGTGCGCCAGCGCGGCCAGCCGGCCGGACGCCGGTCAAAGACGATCTCCGCGGTGCCGCGCGGGAGGAGGGGTGCTGATGTCGAACGTACGCAGACTGCCCGGACCCATCGTGGACCTCTGGGACTGGCAGCGGCTGGGCGCCTGCCGCGGCCGTGACAGCGCTCAGTTCTTCCACCCGGACGGCGAGCGCGGCTCCTCCCGCCTGCGCCGCGAATCCGGCGCCAAGGCGGTCTGCCGGGCCTGCCCGGTACGCGCCGAGTGCGCCGCCCACGCCCTGTCGGTGCGTGAGCCGTACGGCGTCTGGGGCGGCTTCAGCGAGTCGGAGCGGCTGCGGCTGCTCGCGCTGGGCTGGGAGGACCTGGCCGACCACCGGCACACCCGGGTCGACGTCGCCCGCCTGGAGGCGCGGCTCGGCGCCCCGCACAGGTCGACGGTGCCGGCGCAGCGCAACGTCGCCTGACAGCCCCGTACGCCACGGCGCCGCGCCCCGCCCCGGGCGCGGCGTCGCCGCGTACCCGGGGGTCAGCGGACCGTCACCCGGATCGTGTGCCAGCCGGTGGCGCCGTCCGGGGCCACCGGCTGCCGGCGCTCCGGCTGGGTCTCGCCGTCGGCGTCGGTCGCCCGTACCTGGAGCACGTGCTCGCCCGGCGTGGCCTCCCACCGCCAGGACCACTGCACCCAGGTGTCCGCCGACACCGCCGGGGCCAGCGTCGCCTGCCGCCAGGGCCCCCCGTCGACCCGCACCTCGACCGACCGGACGCCCCGGTGCTGGGCCCACGCCACCCCCGCCACCGGGATCGTCCCGGCGGTGAGCCGGTTACGCGGCCGGGGCACGTCGATCCGCGACTGGGTCTTCACCGGCCCCTGCGCCGACCAGCCCCGCGGCACCCAGTACGCGTCGAAGTCGGCGAAGCTGGTCAGCTCCAGCTCGGTCACCCACTTGCAGGCCGACACGTAGCCGTACAGGCCCGGCACCACCATCCGCACCGGGAAGCCGTGCTCCACCGGCAGCGGCTCGCCGTTCATCCCCACCGCCAGCAGGGCGTCCCGGCCGTCGCGCAGCACCGCCGTGGGGGTGCCGCAGGTCCAGCCGTCGACCGAACGCCCCACCACCTGGTCCGCGCCCTCCTCCGGGCCCGCCTCGTCGAGCAGATCCCTGATCGGTACG is part of the Micromonospora olivasterospora genome and encodes:
- a CDS encoding helix-turn-helix transcriptional regulator; this encodes MRTVLVCVRTPLAAQQLTSAAARLGLSAAVRTAVSDPEVMLRLAERPADVVLADTALTRPDSPGFVRRVLARSPQAAVLLLGAEESEAAAATIGAGARGLIQGVDHDLTSAVAKALLLLSAPGRAPRHRVADPARDAAAVGGTGRPGPAGRAPDEPAPAWSGTQDGPGAAPAVVPVQRGDDEPDAGGGEPGEMPEEARPGGGRGGRSPIGLTERELQVLLGMAEGKSNAEIGRELFVSEDTVKTHARRLFRKLGARDRAHAVAAGFRAGLVA
- a CDS encoding WhiB family transcriptional regulator; its protein translation is MSNVRRLPGPIVDLWDWQRLGACRGRDSAQFFHPDGERGSSRLRRESGAKAVCRACPVRAECAAHALSVREPYGVWGGFSESERLRLLALGWEDLADHRHTRVDVARLEARLGAPHRSTVPAQRNVA